One genomic window of Microtus ochrogaster isolate Prairie Vole_2 chromosome 21, MicOch1.0, whole genome shotgun sequence includes the following:
- the Bola1 gene encoding bolA-like protein 1 — protein sequence MLRAQLARCMVSMATRACMSRDSMGSAAGGPVEAAIRAKLEQALSPEVLELRNESGGHAVPAGSETHFRVAVVSSRFEGLSPLQRHRLVHAALSEELAGPVHALAIQAKTPAQWRENPQLDTSPPCLGGSKKTRGTS from the coding sequence ATGCTGAGGGCGCAGCTGGCCAGGTGCATGGTCTCCATGGCCACGCGCGCGTGTATGTCGCGGGACAGCATGGGATCTGCGGCTGGCGGGCCAGTGGAGGCCGCCATCCGCGCCAAATTGGAGCAAGCCCTGAGCCCCGAGGTGCTGGAGCTGCGCAACGAGAGCGGCGGTCACGCCGTCCCGGCAGGCAGCGAGACGCATTTCCGTGTGGCGGTGGTGAGCTCTCGGTTCGAGGGGCTAAGCCCCCTGCAACGGCACCGGTTGGTTCACGCGGCGCTGTCGGAGGAGCTGGCTGGGCCAGTACACGCACTGGCCATCCAGGCGAAGACCCCCGCCCAGTGGAGGGAGAACCCACAGTTGGACACTAGTCCCCCCTGCCTAGGTGGAAGCAAGAAAACTCGAGGGACCTCCTAA